One Papaver somniferum cultivar HN1 chromosome 10, ASM357369v1, whole genome shotgun sequence genomic window carries:
- the LOC113317337 gene encoding F-box/kelch-repeat protein At3g06240-like, with protein MVYIGNCGQDTSRFPLYVYTLRSNSWKTLQTKHYSGWVLVNGALHWLAKTPKVIVSFNISDERFKEIQLPGEVVEKMHLYPLITLKVLEGCLCVIRVERDEAWVMREYGVWESWMKHENKIASRYKYLKWSSETGDCLIYSEGTDLVLYGPKHLSATRLKIGGLEITIVDSYVESLVSLNTGTYLGRTKVITRRINIWRKRSELLLVVLVMDFLLWRMW; from the coding sequence ATGGTTTATATTGGAAATTGCGGTCAGGATACTTCTAGGTTTCCACTGTATGTCTACACGTTAAGATCGAATTCATGGAAAACCCTTCAAACTAAACACTATTCTGGTTGGGTGCTTGttaatggagctcttcattggttagCTAAAACCCCcaaagttattgtttcttttaatattagcGATGAGAGATTTAAAGAAATACAACTGCCAGGAGAAGTAGTGGAGAAAATGCACCTCTACCCACTTATAACTTTGAAAGTATTGGAAGGGTGCCTTTGTGTAATTCGTGTGGAGCGTGATGAAGCATGGGTGATGCGGGAATATGGAGTTTGGGAATCTTGGATGAAACATGAAAACAAGATTGCGAGTCGATATAAGTACCTAAAGTGGTCTTCTGAGACTGGTGATTGTCTAATATACAGTGAAGGCACTGATTTAGTTTTATATGGCCCGAAGCATTTGAGTGCTACACGACTAAAGATTGGTGGTTTAGAGATCACAATTGTGGATAGTTACGTTGAAAGCCTAGTTTCTCTCAACACCGGTACTTACTTGGGGAGAACGAAGGTGATTACACGAAGAATAAACATATGGAGAAAAAGGAGTGAACTGCTATTAGTCGTCCTTGTAATGGATTTTCTGTTGTGGCGGATGTGGTGA